From Chiloscyllium punctatum isolate Juve2018m chromosome 36, sChiPun1.3, whole genome shotgun sequence, the proteins below share one genomic window:
- the LOC140460431 gene encoding uncharacterized protein codes for MEKSEESRPVEKPWKCGDCGKGFCVPSALETHRRSHTGERPFSCPECGKGFTQASALRTHQRVHTGERPFPCPECGKAFSNSFNLQTHKRLHTGERPFSCSECKKAFRHSSDLLTHWRVHTGERPYSCPECGKAFSNSSHLLTHQRVHTGERPFTCPKCGKGFSQVSNLWKHQRLHTGEKPFSCPECRKAFSNSTTLLTHRRIHMGERPFPSILLRHQRVHTGEWPFSCPECRKGFSDSSNLQTHQRIHTGEKPFGCTECGKAFTRSSHLRRHQRVHVPSQGDWRSNN; via the coding sequence atggagaaatctgaggaatcccgccctgtggagaaaccatggaagtgtggtgactgcgggaaaggcttctgtgtcccatctgccctggagactcatcggcgcagtcacaccggagagaggcccttcagctgccctgagtgtgggaagggctttacccaggcctctgcCCTGCGGACTCACCAGCGGGTCcatacaggggagaggcccttcccatgtcccgagtgtgggaaggccttcagcaattccttcaACCTCCAGACCCACAAGCGACTCCACACTGGTGAGAGGCCGTTTTCTTGCTCTGAGTGCAAGAAGGCATTCAGAcattcctctgacctgctgacccactggcgggtccacacgggggagaggccctacagctgccccgagtgtgggaaggccttcagcaattcctcccacctgctgactcaccagcgggtccacacaggggagaggccgttcacctgccccaagtgcgggaaggGATTTAGTCAGGTGAGCAACTTGTGGAAGCACCAGCGtctccacactggggagaagcccttcagctgccccgagtgcaggaaggccttcagcaattccaccactctgctgacccaccggcggatccatatgggggagaggccattcccctccatcctgctgagacaccagaggGTTCACACAGGGGAgtggcccttcagctgccctgagtgcaggaaggggttcagcgattcctccaatctccagacccaccagcggatccacactggggagaagccctTCGGCTgcacagagtgtgggaaggccttcacccgctcctcccacctgcggaggcaccaaCGAGTTCACGTGCCATCACAGGGTGATTGGAGGAGCAACAACTGA